In candidate division KSB1 bacterium, a single window of DNA contains:
- a CDS encoding class IV adenylate cyclase, producing MTNLEFKARLRNAGCIRTVLQRHQIPLAATLRQTDTYFHVPSGRLKLREIDGEAAQLIFYQRPDRAAIKRSDYLIAPVAWPAALREALAAAYGIRSVVKKVRELYWLPRKFGAHAGRAAPNLIRLHLDDVEERGHFLEIEVILQKGESSQLAEREAAF from the coding sequence ATGACCAATCTCGAGTTCAAAGCGCGCCTGCGAAATGCCGGGTGCATTCGCACGGTTTTACAGCGGCATCAAATACCCCTCGCGGCGACGCTGCGGCAAACCGATACTTATTTTCATGTGCCAAGTGGCCGCTTGAAATTGCGCGAAATCGACGGCGAAGCGGCGCAATTGATTTTTTATCAACGCCCCGACCGCGCCGCAATCAAACGCAGCGATTACCTGATTGCGCCTGTTGCTTGGCCGGCGGCTTTGCGCGAGGCGCTGGCTGCGGCCTATGGCATTCGCAGCGTCGTGAAAAAAGTTCGCGAGCTTTATTGGCTGCCGAGAAAATTTGGCGCGCACGCCGGCCGCGCCGCGCCGAATCTCATCCGTTTGCATCTTGATGACGTCGAGGAACGCGGCCACTTTCTCGAAATCGAAGTCATTCTGCAAAAAGGGGAATCGTCGCAGCTTGCCGAGCGGGAGGCGGCGTTTTAG
- a CDS encoding Ppx/GppA family phosphatase, producing the protein MKPQRLAAIDIGTNSIRSIIVEATGKKNFRVLDDEKEITRIGEGMGTRAHLSRAAMQRTLRALQRMTDIARGFGAETVQAVATSAVREAKNRDTFLRRVEDEIGLKVRVITAEEEAWLAFLSMLHHFDVGKERFCGLDIGGGSAALIFGLGAHIENIHCLPLGAVRLTEKFLHRDPVSPGEFKKLRRHIKQHLLPIKNSGEVGAQMLIGSGGTLTTIAELHKAMQHEKYTGVHGYDMNRGQVKRVLDLLRRKSLKERRSMTGLNPDRADIIIAGVTVVNEAMKVFNINALKVSDFGIREGLILQMIAGLSGQGDGAFDQTNTLTKFSKADWRESVKEFAESCRYEAPHSQHVTRLALSLFDQLFPASDEKTANERELLEAASLLHDIGYFINYTRHHKHSYHLIVHSHLVGFSPREIAIIANVARYHRRAEPRRKHENFAALSRPDQKLVLKLSAILRLADGLDRSHSQRIQEIRCERRKKRLTLYLISDKDIDIEIWGAKQKAGLFEEVFKLKIEYQHVTPKS; encoded by the coding sequence GTCACGCGCGGCCATGCAACGCACGCTGCGGGCTTTGCAGCGCATGACGGACATCGCCCGCGGTTTTGGCGCTGAAACCGTGCAGGCTGTGGCCACCAGCGCCGTGCGCGAGGCGAAAAATCGTGACACGTTTTTGCGTCGCGTCGAAGACGAGATCGGGCTTAAAGTGCGCGTGATCACTGCTGAGGAAGAAGCCTGGTTGGCGTTTCTGAGCATGTTGCATCATTTCGATGTCGGCAAGGAGCGTTTTTGCGGCCTGGACATCGGCGGCGGCAGCGCCGCGCTGATTTTCGGACTGGGCGCGCACATAGAAAACATTCACTGCCTACCACTCGGTGCTGTGCGCCTGACTGAAAAATTTTTACATCGCGACCCGGTCTCGCCGGGCGAGTTCAAAAAACTGCGCCGGCACATCAAGCAGCATTTGCTGCCGATAAAAAATTCCGGGGAAGTCGGGGCGCAGATGCTGATCGGCAGCGGCGGCACCTTGACGACCATCGCTGAGCTGCACAAAGCCATGCAGCACGAAAAATATACCGGGGTGCATGGCTACGACATGAATCGCGGGCAAGTCAAGCGCGTGCTCGATTTGCTTCGCCGCAAGAGCTTGAAAGAGCGCCGCAGCATGACAGGCTTGAACCCCGACCGCGCCGATATCATCATCGCCGGCGTAACCGTCGTGAATGAAGCGATGAAAGTTTTCAATATCAACGCGCTGAAAGTGAGCGATTTTGGCATTCGCGAAGGCCTGATTTTGCAAATGATCGCTGGCCTGTCCGGCCAGGGCGACGGCGCGTTCGATCAAACAAACACCTTGACCAAATTTTCCAAGGCCGATTGGCGAGAGAGTGTCAAGGAATTTGCCGAGTCGTGCCGTTACGAAGCCCCGCATTCGCAGCACGTGACGCGATTGGCGTTGAGCCTCTTCGACCAGCTTTTTCCAGCAAGTGACGAGAAAACCGCCAACGAGCGTGAGCTGCTGGAAGCCGCGAGCTTGCTGCACGACATCGGCTATTTCATCAATTATACCCGGCACCACAAACACAGCTATCATCTGATCGTGCATTCTCATCTGGTCGGATTTTCGCCGCGCGAGATCGCCATCATCGCCAATGTGGCCCGCTATCATCGCCGCGCCGAGCCGCGCCGCAAGCATGAAAATTTTGCCGCCTTGAGCCGGCCCGACCAAAAACTGGTGTTGAAGCTGAGCGCGATCCTGCGTTTGGCCGACGGGCTCGACCGCAGCCACAGCCAGCGCATTCAGGAAATCCGCTGTGAGCGGCGAAAAAAGCGCCTGACGCTGTATTTGATTTCCGACAAAGACATTGACATTGAGATTTGGGGCGCGAAACAGAAAGCCGGTTTGTTTGAAGAAGTTTTTAAATTGAAGATCGAATATCAACACGTCACGCCGAAATCCTGA